The following nucleotide sequence is from Pseudomonas sp. S09G 359.
CGTAACTGGCGGAGCGGACGGGGGTTAGAACCCACACCCCCGGCGTGGCGGCCCATGGATACGTGGGCCAACTGCCGCTCCGCTGCCAGGCCAGACCTAGGTCCGACCCGGGTAGGTAAAGGCTTGGATCGAAGCTTAGTTAACGGCTTCTTTCAGGGCTTTACCGGCTTTGAAACCTGGTTTCTTGGCAGCAGCGATTTGCAGTGCTTTGCCAGTCTGTGGGTTACGGCCAGTGCGAGCTGGGCGGTCAGTCACAGAGAAAGTACCGAAGCCT
It contains:
- a CDS encoding HU family DNA-binding protein, producing the protein MNKSELIDAIAASADIPKAAAGRALDAVIESVTGALKAGDSVVLVGFGTFSVTDRPARTGRNPQTGKALQIAAAKKPGFKAGKALKEAVN